Proteins encoded together in one Bacteroides zoogleoformans window:
- a CDS encoding regulatory protein RecX, which translates to MEMTETEALKRMESYCSTAEHCRAEIVEKLQRMGVNHDAVERIVNRLITERYIDEERFCRAFVNDKYRFAKWGKYKIGKALQQKEIPSSVYRTSLDEVDEEEYLAILRNLLAAKRKSIRAKSEYELKGKLVRFALSRGFEMKDIRCCIDVSDENDYTE; encoded by the coding sequence ATGGAAATGACCGAAACAGAGGCCCTGAAGCGGATGGAGTCTTATTGTTCCACTGCTGAACATTGTCGGGCAGAGATAGTGGAAAAACTTCAGCGGATGGGTGTGAATCATGATGCCGTAGAACGCATTGTCAATCGCCTGATAACGGAAAGATATATAGACGAGGAGCGTTTTTGCCGTGCTTTTGTCAACGATAAATATCGTTTTGCCAAATGGGGGAAGTATAAAATAGGCAAGGCGCTTCAGCAAAAAGAAATCCCCTCGTCCGTTTACCGCACTTCTTTGGATGAGGTTGATGAAGAAGAATATCTCGCCATTCTTCGGAATTTGTTGGCGGCAAAGCGGAAGAGCATCCGAGCTAAAAGCGAATACGAACTGAAAGGCAAGTTGGTTCGCTTCGCGCTGAGTCGTGGATTTGAAATGAAGGATATACGTTGCTGCATCGATGTTTCCGACGAAAACGACTATACTGAATAA
- the pyrE gene encoding orotate phosphoribosyltransferase, with protein MKTLERLFAEKLLKIKAIKLQPANPFTWASGWKSPFYCDNRKTLSYPSLRNFVKTEITRLILERFGQVDAIAGVATGAIPQGALVADALNLPFVYVRSTPKDHGLENLIEGELRPGMKVVVVEDLISTGGSSLKAVEAIRRDGCEVIGMVAAYTYGFPVAEKAFRDAKVPLVTLTNYEAVLETALRTGYIEEEDVETLNEWRKDPAHWDAGK; from the coding sequence ATGAAAACTTTAGAAAGATTGTTTGCAGAAAAATTGCTGAAGATAAAAGCGATTAAACTACAGCCCGCCAATCCATTTACTTGGGCATCCGGATGGAAGTCTCCTTTTTATTGCGATAACCGCAAAACCCTTTCTTATCCTTCCCTTCGCAATTTTGTGAAAACGGAAATTACACGTCTGATTCTGGAACGCTTCGGACAGGTGGATGCCATTGCCGGTGTGGCAACGGGAGCCATCCCTCAAGGGGCATTGGTGGCCGACGCCTTGAATCTGCCATTTGTATATGTACGTTCCACTCCGAAAGATCATGGCTTGGAGAACCTGATTGAAGGTGAACTTCGCCCCGGAATGAAAGTGGTGGTGGTAGAAGACCTGATATCGACCGGTGGAAGCAGCTTGAAAGCTGTAGAAGCCATTCGTCGCGATGGATGCGAAGTTATCGGCATGGTAGCCGCCTATACTTACGGATTCCCCGTGGCCGAAAAAGCCTTTAGGGATGCCAAAGTGCCCTTGGTAACATTGACAAACTACGAAGCTGTGCTGGAGACTGCCTTGCGCACCGGTTACATCGAGGAGGAAGACGTGGAGACACTGAATGAGTGGCGCAAAGACCCTGCACATTGGGATGCCGGGAAATAA
- a CDS encoding SRPBCC family protein, with protein sequence MTKFESGIKNIQASQEAVYQKLSDLNNLEKVKERLPEDKIKDLTFDADSMTMEVDPVGRITLQIVEKEPCKCIKFGTIASPLPFNLWIQILPATAGECKMKLTIGIDINPFMKAMVQKPLQEGLEKLADMLSLIPY encoded by the coding sequence ATGACGAAATTTGAGAGTGGAATAAAGAATATTCAAGCTTCACAAGAGGCTGTCTATCAGAAGCTGTCTGACCTGAATAATTTGGAGAAAGTGAAAGAACGCCTGCCGGAAGACAAAATAAAGGATTTAACTTTTGATGCCGACAGCATGACTATGGAGGTGGACCCCGTAGGGAGAATCACTTTGCAGATTGTTGAGAAAGAACCTTGCAAGTGCATCAAGTTTGGAACGATTGCCTCACCTCTTCCGTTTAATCTTTGGATACAAATTCTACCTGCCACCGCAGGCGAATGCAAAATGAAACTCACCATTGGCATAGACATCAATCCGTTTATGAAAGCCATGGTGCAGAAACCCTTGCAGGAAGGCCTTGAAAAGCTGGCCGACATGCTCTCCCTCATACCTTACTAA